The Haloterrigena turkmenica DSM 5511 genome includes the window GTCCGCCGCGAACGCGCTGGCCCCCACGCTCGCCGCGAGCCTACCGGAACGACGGCAGCACCTCCTCCTCGTAGAGTTCGATCGCTTTCTCCTGTTCGTCCCCGATCTGGTGGAAGTAGACGTGATCGTAGCCGGCGTCGACGGCCTCCTCAATGCTATCGATGTGGGCCTGCGCGTCCGGCTCGGTGGTCGTCCCGGCCTCGGCGATGTCCTCTTTCTCGACCATCTGGGCGGCCTGCTCGAAGTGGGCCGGCGTCGGCAGCTCCTGGCCGAGTTCGCCCGGAATCGAGCCGTTGGGCCACTGCTCGTAGATCGTCTCGATCGCTGCCTCCTCGCTGTCTGCGTAGCAGCCGTGCAGCTGTGTGTATTTGGGGCCGTCGCCGCCGGCGTCCTCGTAGGCCTCGACGGGCTCTCCCTTCGGGCCGGAACACCAGAGACCGTCGGCGTTGTCGGCGGTCCACTTCGCGGTCTGGGGACCGAACGCGCTGGCGATCGTCGTCGGCTGTTCATCGGGACAGGTGTAGAGCCGGGCGTTCTCGACCGTGTAGTGCTCGCCGTGGTGGCTCGTCGTCTCGCCGGTCCACAGCTTTCGCATGACGTCCATCGCCTCGTCCAACATCTCGAGGCGGACGTCGTGTTCCGGCCAGCGCTCGCCGGTAACGTGCTCGTTCAAGTTCTCGCCGGTGCCGACGCCGAAGGTGAAACGGTCGCCGAACAGTTCGTCGACGGTGGCGACGGCGTGGGCGACGTTGACCGGATGGATCCGGATCGTCGGGCAGGTGACGCCGACGCCGACCTCGATATCGTCGGTCTCGTTGGCGATCGCGCCCAGAGTCGACCAGACGAAGGGAGACTCGCCTTGCGCCGAGACCCACGGATGAAAGTGGTCCGAGATGGAAAGGAAGTCGAAGCCCGCCTCCTCCACGCGCCGGGCGATGTCGACGAGCTCGTTCGGGCCGTGCTCCTCGCTCGAGAGGGTGTATCCGATTTGAGTCATTCCCGGACCGCTACCACGAATCGGCGGGTAACGGTTGACCCTGCGAGGGCAAGAAGTTCCGACGGCCGCCGCTCGCAGCGGCGATCCGCGGTAGCGTCGTCGGCGACCTAATCTTTGACCTCGAGGAAGGAGAGACACCAGTTCTCCGGATCGGCGAGCGCGCGCCGCGAGAACGGGCCGACGTCGTCCCCGTTTCGGAGAGGACGAACCGCCATATACGTGGGGTGACAGAACCGTGAGACGAGCGGCAGCTCGTAACTGACGAAGCCGAAGCGGGCGAGCAGCGACGGCGGCAGGGTCCCGTCGGTCACCGACAGCACGTCGGCGTCTGCGTTGTCGGCGACGACCGCCGCGAGCAGGTCGGCGAACGCG containing:
- a CDS encoding TIGR03557 family F420-dependent LLM class oxidoreductase; its protein translation is MTQIGYTLSSEEHGPNELVDIARRVEEAGFDFLSISDHFHPWVSAQGESPFVWSTLGAIANETDDIEVGVGVTCPTIRIHPVNVAHAVATVDELFGDRFTFGVGTGENLNEHVTGERWPEHDVRLEMLDEAMDVMRKLWTGETTSHHGEHYTVENARLYTCPDEQPTTIASAFGPQTAKWTADNADGLWCSGPKGEPVEAYEDAGGDGPKYTQLHGCYADSEEAAIETIYEQWPNGSIPGELGQELPTPAHFEQAAQMVEKEDIAEAGTTTEPDAQAHIDSIEEAVDAGYDHVYFHQIGDEQEKAIELYEEEVLPSFR